The proteins below come from a single Tepidibacillus fermentans genomic window:
- a CDS encoding haloacid dehalogenase-like hydrolase, with protein MKRLLDCTASDFKKMKGQDLKQAIKASEGRVIVSEVIGTVQPLYPSVTNVEIAAAFGADMILLNLFNVFRPSIQGFAVDNPSAIIQKLKELIGRPVGLNLEPVDPKAKQLEQLIELPEGRIASEKTLLEAKHLGFDFVCLTGNPKTGVTNLEIKKAIETARHVFGKDGLIIAGKMHGAGVEGETGEEIVKEEDIQGFIEAGADIILLPSPGTVPGITIESSQRLIRFIHKNGALALLTIGTSQEGADEATIRQIALNSKMAGADLYHIGDAGYAGIAIPENIMNYSIAVRGKRHTYVRMASSVLR; from the coding sequence ATGAAAAGATTATTAGATTGTACTGCATCAGATTTTAAAAAGATGAAAGGACAAGATCTTAAACAAGCGATAAAAGCTTCAGAAGGTCGTGTTATTGTTTCCGAGGTTATCGGTACCGTACAACCGTTGTATCCAAGTGTAACCAATGTTGAAATCGCTGCAGCTTTTGGCGCGGACATGATATTACTAAATCTCTTCAATGTTTTCCGACCATCGATTCAAGGTTTCGCAGTAGATAATCCATCAGCTATAATCCAAAAATTAAAAGAATTAATTGGCCGACCTGTGGGATTAAATTTAGAACCTGTAGATCCAAAAGCAAAACAATTGGAACAACTTATCGAATTACCTGAAGGTAGAATTGCTTCGGAAAAAACGTTACTGGAAGCTAAGCACTTAGGTTTTGATTTCGTTTGTTTAACGGGTAATCCAAAAACAGGGGTAACCAATCTTGAAATAAAGAAGGCGATTGAAACTGCTAGACACGTTTTTGGCAAGGATGGTTTGATTATAGCAGGAAAGATGCATGGAGCTGGGGTTGAGGGAGAAACAGGAGAAGAGATCGTAAAAGAAGAAGATATTCAGGGTTTTATTGAAGCTGGTGCAGATATTATTTTATTACCTTCACCTGGAACAGTTCCGGGTATTACGATAGAGTCATCGCAAAGATTAATAAGATTTATACACAAAAACGGCGCCCTAGCATTGTTAACAATAGGAACAAGTCAAGAAGGAGCTGATGAGGCAACAATTCGGCAAATTGCCTTAAATAGCAAAATGGCTGGTGCTGATCTTTATCATATAGGTGATGCAGGGTACGCGGGAATCGCCATTCCTGAAAATATCATGAATTATTCTATTGCAGTCAGAGGAAAGCGCCATACATATGTAAGGATGGCCTCTTCCGTTCTTCGTTAG
- the nagE gene encoding N-acetylglucosamine-specific PTS transporter subunit IIBC, with amino-acid sequence MLGFLQRIGKALMLPIAVLPAAGLLLRLGQPDLLNIPFIAAAGDAVFSNLALLFAIGVAVGLSKDGNGSAGLAGAVGYFVLTKGATAINEEINMAVLGGIIAGIVAGLLYNRYHDVKLPDWLGFFGGKRFVPIITSFAMLVLAGIFGYIWPGIQHGINSVGEWIVGAGALGVGIFGFLNRLLIPVGLHHVLNSLVWFVFGEYGGKTGDLNRFFAGDPSAGIFMAGFFPVMMFGLPAAALAMIATAKKHRRKAVAGMLIGVALTSFLTGITEPIEFAFMFLSPILYFVHAVLTGISMATAYLLGIHHGFTFSAGAIDFFLNLGLATRPWLLFAFGLVYGLIYFVIFYFLIKVMDLKTPGREDEELQDTNSSTGSKKYEDLAVKYYEALGGKDNIVHLDNCVTRLRLRIKDITKVDDDGLKRLGSKGVIKLSSTEIQVIVGTDVEFLANAMRMM; translated from the coding sequence ATGTTAGGTTTTTTACAACGAATTGGTAAAGCATTAATGCTCCCAATTGCTGTTTTGCCTGCAGCAGGTTTATTGTTACGTTTAGGACAACCGGATTTATTAAATATTCCTTTTATTGCAGCTGCAGGAGATGCCGTATTTTCCAATTTAGCATTGCTTTTTGCAATCGGTGTTGCGGTAGGATTATCAAAGGATGGGAATGGTTCAGCAGGTTTAGCAGGGGCGGTCGGCTATTTTGTTTTAACTAAAGGTGCCACTGCCATCAACGAAGAGATCAATATGGCGGTTTTAGGTGGAATTATTGCTGGTATTGTTGCAGGTCTTTTATATAATCGTTATCATGATGTGAAATTGCCTGATTGGTTAGGGTTTTTTGGAGGTAAACGATTTGTCCCAATTATCACATCCTTTGCTATGTTAGTTCTAGCAGGTATCTTTGGATATATTTGGCCAGGAATACAACATGGGATCAATTCTGTAGGAGAATGGATTGTAGGAGCAGGAGCATTAGGGGTGGGAATTTTTGGTTTCTTAAATCGTTTGTTAATACCTGTAGGATTACACCATGTTCTTAATAGTTTAGTTTGGTTTGTATTCGGTGAGTATGGAGGCAAAACAGGTGACCTAAATCGGTTCTTTGCTGGAGACCCTTCCGCCGGTATCTTTATGGCAGGATTTTTCCCAGTCATGATGTTTGGACTCCCTGCTGCAGCGCTTGCTATGATTGCTACTGCTAAAAAACATCGACGTAAAGCAGTTGCTGGGATGTTAATTGGGGTTGCCTTAACTTCATTTTTAACAGGTATTACCGAACCAATTGAATTTGCTTTCATGTTTTTATCACCAATTTTATATTTTGTTCACGCTGTTCTAACAGGTATTTCAATGGCTACCGCTTACTTGCTAGGAATTCATCATGGTTTTACATTCTCGGCTGGTGCCATTGACTTCTTCTTAAATCTTGGATTAGCTACAAGGCCATGGTTACTTTTTGCTTTTGGATTGGTTTATGGTCTAATCTATTTCGTTATTTTCTATTTCTTAATCAAGGTGATGGACTTGAAAACACCTGGTCGCGAAGATGAAGAACTGCAAGATACGAATTCATCGACAGGATCAAAGAAATATGAGGATTTGGCAGTGAAATACTACGAAGCGTTAGGTGGAAAAGATAATATTGTCCATTTAGATAATTGTGTGACTCGTTTACGTCTTAGAATTAAAGATATTACAAAAGTAGATGATGATGGATTAAAAAGGCTTGGGAGTAAAGGAGTTATAAAGCTAAGTTCTACGGAAATTCAAGTTATTGTGGGTACAGATGTAGAGTTTTTAGCAAATGCCATGAGAATGATGTAA
- the murQ gene encoding N-acetylmuramic acid 6-phosphate etherase produces MGEKKTITEQTNQKSLRIDEMSSLEIITLMAEEDKKIYLAIEKTLPTVAKAVDAIVDRWQKGGRCFVVGAGTSGRLGVLDAVELIPTFSIESGRWIGLIAGGYEAMWNPLEGNEDDEKQVIEELQKNLLSANDVIIGVSASGSTPYVLSALTFGNNIGALTISISNNERTKASKMSKFGIEAIVGPEVIRGSTRLKAGTAQKMILNMLSTATMVRLGKVYQNQMVDMQLINKKLVKRAISTLIELTNLSEVQAKDLFEQSENDLKTAIFVALTQGTKEQAKYYLSQANGRLKEAIYRFFNKK; encoded by the coding sequence ATGGGTGAAAAGAAAACGATTACAGAACAGACTAACCAGAAAAGTTTAAGAATTGATGAAATGAGTTCTTTGGAGATTATTACTCTAATGGCAGAAGAAGATAAAAAAATTTATCTTGCCATAGAAAAAACCCTTCCAACAGTTGCAAAAGCTGTTGATGCGATCGTTGACCGTTGGCAAAAAGGGGGAAGATGCTTTGTTGTTGGGGCTGGAACGAGTGGACGACTTGGAGTTCTTGATGCAGTTGAGTTAATCCCAACTTTCTCAATTGAATCGGGAAGATGGATAGGGCTCATTGCTGGAGGATATGAAGCCATGTGGAATCCTTTAGAGGGAAATGAAGACGATGAAAAACAGGTGATTGAAGAATTACAAAAAAACTTGCTTTCAGCAAACGACGTAATTATTGGAGTAAGTGCTAGTGGCTCTACACCATATGTTCTCTCCGCCCTTACATTTGGTAATAATATTGGGGCATTAACAATTTCAATTAGTAATAATGAAAGGACTAAAGCTTCAAAAATGAGTAAGTTTGGAATCGAAGCAATTGTTGGTCCAGAAGTGATTCGAGGTTCAACAAGATTAAAGGCTGGAACAGCTCAAAAAATGATTTTAAATATGCTTTCTACTGCTACAATGGTTCGTTTAGGTAAGGTTTATCAGAATCAAATGGTAGATATGCAGTTAATAAATAAGAAACTGGTAAAAAGAGCAATATCCACTTTAATTGAATTGACGAATTTATCAGAAGTTCAAGCAAAAGATTTATTTGAACAAAGTGAAAATGATTTAAAAACGGCAATATTTGTCGCTTTAACCCAAGGTACTAAGGAACAAGCTAAATATTATTTAAGTCAAGCGAATGGAAGATTGAAAGAAGCGATTTATCGCTTTTTCAATAAAAAATAA
- a CDS encoding GntR family transcriptional regulator, giving the protein MIDKNSPLPIYYQLEEIIKEMIEKKELKAGDLIPSEREFSEKYEISRMTVRQAINSLVNDGYLIRKQGKGTYVARQKIEQTLKGLTSFSEDMKTRGMEPSTKLIDFKIIPSSHGIASKLAIEEGTLIFEVKRVRLADGIPMAYEVSYLPVDLVKGLSKEIVNGSLYEYIENTLKMKIGHGTQILEASIARKTESEILDIHEGAPVLLIQRYSYLEDGKPLEVVKSIYRADRYKFIIDMPRVK; this is encoded by the coding sequence ATGATCGATAAAAATTCTCCGTTACCCATCTATTATCAGCTTGAAGAAATCATTAAAGAAATGATTGAAAAGAAGGAATTAAAAGCGGGTGATTTAATTCCTTCAGAACGGGAGTTTTCCGAAAAATATGAAATAAGTAGAATGACAGTACGACAAGCTATCAATAGTCTTGTAAATGACGGTTATCTGATTCGTAAACAAGGCAAAGGCACCTATGTAGCAAGACAAAAAATTGAGCAAACATTAAAGGGATTAACAAGTTTTTCAGAGGATATGAAAACAAGAGGAATGGAGCCAAGTACAAAGTTAATAGATTTTAAGATCATTCCTAGTAGTCATGGGATTGCTAGTAAATTAGCAATTGAAGAAGGAACTCTCATCTTTGAAGTAAAACGAGTTCGTTTAGCAGATGGTATCCCGATGGCTTATGAGGTCTCATATTTACCAGTAGATCTAGTAAAAGGATTAAGTAAAGAAATCGTTAACGGATCTTTGTATGAATATATTGAAAATACCTTAAAAATGAAGATTGGCCATGGAACCCAAATCCTTGAGGCGTCAATAGCTAGAAAAACCGAAAGTGAAATATTAGATATTCACGAGGGAGCCCCTGTATTATTGATTCAAAGATACAGCTATCTTGAAGATGGAAAGCCATTAGAAGTAGTTAAATCTATCTATCGTGCCGATCGATACAAATTTATCATTGATATGCCGAGGGTAAAATGA
- the nagA gene encoding N-acetylglucosamine-6-phosphate deacetylase has product MISKKNRFIIANVTIFEEEAKIEKGYIRVENGKISEICKMDNFQDINGIEVIQFPNEYKLIPGMIDLHIHGAAGADTMDATIEAIETIASALPKEGTTSFLATTITKEEEEIERALINVANYMKKENNAGKAEVLGVHLEGPFISVKRAGAQPPHAITEPDIKRFKQWQTISENQIKLVTLAPEREGGLELTAYLRETGVVASIGHSDAKYDEAVEAIKAGVTHATHLFNGMRGLHHREPGVVGAVLLHDQVKAELIVDGIHVRPEMVKLIFQQKGKEGIVLVTDAMRAKCLGNGVYQLGGQEVFVRDQQATLKDGTLAGSILKMKDSIRNMMEFTDCTLEDIIYMSSTNPAKQLNVFDRKGSIKVGKDADLVVLDENNQVVMTFCRGELAYNREGGKGI; this is encoded by the coding sequence ATGATTTCAAAAAAAAACCGCTTTATTATTGCAAATGTGACCATTTTCGAGGAAGAAGCGAAGATTGAAAAAGGATACATTCGAGTTGAAAATGGTAAAATATCGGAAATATGTAAGATGGATAACTTTCAAGATATAAATGGTATTGAAGTGATTCAGTTTCCAAATGAGTATAAATTGATTCCTGGAATGATCGACCTTCATATTCATGGTGCAGCAGGTGCAGATACAATGGATGCTACCATTGAAGCGATTGAAACGATTGCAAGTGCTTTGCCAAAGGAAGGTACAACCAGCTTCTTAGCTACGACGATTACAAAAGAGGAAGAAGAAATTGAACGAGCCCTGATCAATGTAGCTAATTATATGAAAAAAGAAAATAATGCGGGAAAAGCTGAGGTTTTAGGAGTTCATCTCGAAGGGCCGTTTATCTCAGTGAAAAGAGCAGGAGCACAACCTCCCCATGCCATTACTGAACCAGACATCAAACGATTTAAACAATGGCAGACTATATCAGAGAATCAGATTAAACTGGTAACTTTAGCCCCTGAAAGAGAGGGAGGATTAGAGCTAACTGCTTATTTGCGCGAAACAGGTGTTGTTGCTTCTATTGGACATTCTGATGCTAAATATGATGAAGCGGTAGAAGCAATCAAAGCGGGGGTTACTCATGCTACCCATCTATTTAACGGAATGCGTGGTCTACATCACCGCGAACCCGGGGTTGTTGGAGCAGTTTTATTACATGATCAAGTCAAAGCGGAACTGATTGTAGATGGGATTCACGTACGACCAGAAATGGTTAAATTGATTTTTCAACAAAAGGGAAAAGAAGGGATCGTACTCGTAACAGATGCGATGAGAGCAAAATGTTTAGGAAATGGTGTCTATCAATTAGGAGGGCAAGAAGTATTTGTTCGTGATCAACAGGCAACCTTAAAAGATGGCACATTAGCCGGGAGCATTTTAAAAATGAAGGATTCCATAAGAAATATGATGGAGTTTACGGATTGCACGTTGGAAGACATCATATATATGAGTTCAACGAATCCAGCAAAACAACTGAATGTATTTGATCGAAAAGGCAGTATTAAAGTTGGCAAGGATGCTGATCTCGTTGTGCTGGATGAAAACAATCAAGTCGTTATGACATTTTGTAGAGGCGAATTAGCATACAACCGGGAAGGAGGAAAAGGAATATGA
- a CDS encoding Gfo/Idh/MocA family protein: protein MKIGVIGLGDIAEKAYLPVISTIKGIDIVFVTRNNERLNFLADKYRVTHRLNHVDELIDRNVDAAFVHSATEAHVPIIEKLLKNKIHVYVDKPISYSMKETREIIQLAKDQNVKFMVGFNRRYAPMYKNLQTIQGPKIIIMQKNRVNKMKEIREVIYDDFIHVVDTLRFLSGDKIEEIDVDSFIQDGKLHQLVVKFKGKDFTSIGMTNRDHGVNEEVLEYIVPKKKWVVRNLLETIQYENGEEKRFFGNDWEPTLYRRGFIDIINEFIDIIREDRSTTEMMDDALKTHEICEMIIENI, encoded by the coding sequence TTGAAAATAGGTGTAATAGGCTTAGGTGACATTGCAGAAAAGGCATATCTGCCCGTTATAAGCACGATTAAAGGGATTGATATTGTATTTGTAACGAGAAATAATGAAAGATTAAACTTTTTAGCAGATAAATACCGAGTTACTCACCGATTAAATCATGTAGATGAACTCATTGATCGAAATGTAGATGCTGCCTTTGTTCATTCAGCAACAGAAGCACATGTGCCGATTATTGAGAAATTATTAAAAAATAAAATACATGTTTACGTGGACAAACCGATTTCTTATTCAATGAAAGAAACAAGGGAAATTATTCAACTGGCTAAAGACCAAAATGTAAAATTCATGGTGGGGTTTAATCGTCGTTACGCCCCAATGTACAAGAATTTACAAACGATTCAAGGCCCAAAAATCATTATTATGCAAAAAAACAGGGTAAATAAGATGAAAGAAATACGAGAGGTTATTTATGATGATTTTATTCATGTTGTTGATACCCTAAGATTTTTATCAGGAGATAAGATTGAGGAAATTGATGTCGATTCTTTCATTCAGGATGGGAAGTTACATCAACTTGTTGTAAAGTTTAAAGGGAAAGATTTTACATCAATTGGAATGACAAACCGTGACCATGGGGTTAATGAAGAGGTACTTGAATATATCGTTCCTAAAAAGAAATGGGTGGTTAGAAACTTATTAGAAACCATTCAATACGAGAATGGAGAAGAGAAAAGATTTTTTGGGAATGATTGGGAACCAACGTTATATCGAAGAGGATTTATCGATATCATCAATGAATTTATCGATATTATTCGAGAAGATCGATCAACAACAGAAATGATGGATGATGCTTTGAAAACTCATGAAATATGTGAAATGATTATTGAGAATATTTGA
- a CDS encoding SGNH/GDSL hydrolase family protein, protein MSQQVPTVILFETGVLNDYRKNIPIETTLANLEKIMEQFQEKSANAKIILLSPNRTTEMGSNSLGLKPKDYLQRSKEFIHSKGWDFIDIYEGFEKLRLEDGRALTQVLLKNGYNPNEIGNQYIFQTVKKYFMEE, encoded by the coding sequence GTGAGCCAACAAGTTCCGACGGTAATCCTTTTTGAAACAGGTGTATTGAATGATTATCGCAAAAATATTCCAATTGAGACTACACTAGCAAACTTAGAAAAAATCATGGAGCAGTTTCAAGAAAAATCAGCAAATGCCAAAATCATCCTCCTTTCTCCAAACCGTACGACAGAAATGGGTAGTAACTCCTTAGGTTTAAAACCGAAAGATTATTTACAACGATCAAAAGAATTTATTCATTCAAAAGGTTGGGATTTTATTGATATCTATGAAGGATTTGAAAAACTAAGACTAGAAGATGGTCGAGCTTTAACTCAGGTTCTCTTAAAGAACGGATATAATCCCAATGAAATAGGCAACCAATATATTTTTCAAACAGTGAAAAAGTATTTTATGGAAGAATAA
- a CDS encoding PspC domain-containing protein, which translates to MKRLRRSRRYRMVGGVLGGVAEYFNIDVTVVRLVYALLVIPTGLFPLILAYIIALFIIPEEHKGDII; encoded by the coding sequence ATGAAAAGGTTACGTAGATCGAGGCGATATCGGATGGTTGGTGGGGTGCTAGGTGGAGTTGCGGAGTATTTTAACATTGATGTAACAGTTGTCAGACTCGTCTATGCTTTGTTAGTTATCCCTACAGGTTTATTTCCACTAATCTTGGCTTACATCATTGCTCTATTTATTATACCTGAAGAACATAAAGGGGATATCATCTGA
- the uvrA gene encoding excinuclease ABC subunit UvrA, with the protein MARESIEIKGARVHNLKNIEVSIPRDQFVVLTGLSGSGKSSLAFDTIYAEGQRRYVESLSAYARQFLGQMDKPDVDSIEGLSPAISIDQKTTSRNPRSTVGTVTEIYDYLRLLFARIGEPHCPEHGVEISAQTIDQMVDRILTYPERTKIQILAPIVKGRKGEHVKVLEQIKKEGFVRVRIDDEVHDLGEEIKLEKNKKHTIEVVVDRIILKPDIATRLADSLETALQLADGQVIVEIMGEEELLFSQKLACPICGFSMDELSPRMFSFNSPYGACPTCDGLGSNMEVDPDLVIPDPKRTLAEGAIDPWAGSSSNYYPQLLESICNHIGIEMDIPVEELSKEQLHLILYGSEGEKIRFRYENDFGQVKEAYVPFEGVIPNLERRYKETASDYVRDHIEQYMSHKPCPTCHGTRLKKEVLSVTIGGKNIAYVTDLSIKEAIRFFEELELTEKEKTIASLVLKEIQSRLSFLANVGLDYLTLSRSAGTLSGGEAQRIRLATQIGSSLMGVLYILDEPSIGLHQRDNDRLIKTLERMRDLGNTLIVVEHDEDTMLAADYIIDIGPGAGVHGGYVTAQGTPQEIMKNDRSLTGQYLSGKKYIPVPSERRKPNGKWLKIVGAKENNLKNITVEIPLGVFTSVTGVSGSGKSTLVNEILHKALAKELNHAKEKPGQYKKIEGMEHLDKVIAIDQSPIGRTPRSNPATYTGVFDDIRDVFATTQEAKIRGYKKGRFSFNVKGGRCEACRGDGIIKIEMHFLPDVYVPCEVCKGKRYNRETLEVKYKGKTVADVLDMTVEDALEFFKNIPRIQRKLQTLYDVGLGYIQLGQPATTLSGGEAQRVKLASELYRRSNGRTLYILDEPTTGLHMDDVARLLQVLHRLVDNGDTVLVIEHNLDVIKTSDYIIDLGPEGGDGGGTVVATGTPEEIVNVAESYTGKYLKPVLERDRRRAEKKIEQFIEATS; encoded by the coding sequence ATGGCAAGAGAATCGATTGAAATCAAAGGTGCAAGGGTTCATAACCTGAAAAATATCGAAGTATCTATTCCACGAGACCAATTTGTTGTGTTAACAGGGTTAAGTGGCTCAGGAAAATCATCTTTAGCCTTTGATACGATTTATGCAGAAGGACAGCGTCGCTATGTTGAATCACTTTCAGCCTATGCGAGACAATTTCTTGGTCAGATGGATAAACCTGATGTTGATTCGATCGAAGGTCTTTCTCCAGCGATCTCGATTGACCAAAAGACAACAAGCCGTAATCCTCGTTCGACGGTAGGAACTGTAACAGAAATCTATGATTATTTGCGATTGTTATTTGCTAGAATTGGAGAACCACATTGTCCTGAACATGGGGTAGAAATCTCTGCTCAAACGATTGACCAAATGGTGGATCGGATCCTAACCTATCCTGAACGGACAAAAATTCAAATCTTAGCTCCAATTGTAAAAGGACGTAAAGGGGAACACGTAAAGGTATTGGAACAGATCAAAAAAGAGGGATTTGTTCGCGTTCGTATCGATGATGAGGTCCATGATCTTGGTGAAGAAATCAAGCTTGAAAAGAACAAAAAACATACGATTGAAGTCGTCGTTGATCGTATTATTCTTAAACCAGATATTGCAACAAGGTTAGCTGATTCCTTAGAAACTGCCTTACAATTGGCAGATGGTCAAGTGATTGTTGAAATCATGGGCGAAGAAGAACTATTATTTAGTCAAAAATTAGCTTGCCCAATTTGTGGTTTCAGTATGGATGAACTTTCGCCAAGAATGTTTTCCTTTAATAGTCCTTATGGAGCTTGTCCGACTTGCGATGGTCTTGGAAGCAACATGGAAGTGGACCCAGACCTTGTGATTCCTGATCCAAAACGGACATTAGCCGAGGGAGCGATTGATCCTTGGGCTGGTAGTAGCTCCAATTATTATCCGCAATTGCTTGAATCGATTTGTAATCATATTGGGATCGAGATGGATATCCCAGTAGAAGAACTATCAAAAGAACAATTACATTTGATTCTCTATGGTAGTGAGGGGGAAAAGATTCGTTTTCGTTATGAAAATGATTTTGGACAAGTAAAAGAGGCTTATGTACCCTTTGAAGGAGTTATACCAAACCTTGAAAGAAGATATAAGGAAACGGCTTCGGATTATGTACGTGATCATATCGAACAATATATGAGTCATAAACCTTGTCCCACTTGTCATGGGACAAGACTTAAAAAAGAGGTGTTGTCGGTAACCATTGGCGGCAAAAACATCGCATATGTGACTGATCTATCGATTAAAGAAGCGATTCGATTTTTTGAAGAACTAGAGTTAACAGAAAAAGAAAAAACCATTGCCTCATTAGTTTTAAAGGAGATTCAATCCCGCCTTTCCTTTTTAGCAAATGTAGGACTGGATTATCTTACATTAAGTCGTTCAGCAGGTACCCTTTCTGGTGGAGAAGCACAACGGATTCGTCTAGCAACCCAAATCGGGTCTAGTTTAATGGGAGTACTCTATATCCTTGATGAACCAAGTATCGGTTTGCATCAACGAGATAATGACCGACTCATTAAAACCCTAGAACGGATGAGGGACCTTGGCAATACCTTGATTGTGGTTGAACATGATGAGGATACGATGTTAGCAGCCGATTATATTATTGATATTGGCCCAGGTGCAGGAGTCCATGGTGGTTATGTTACGGCACAAGGTACACCACAGGAGATTATGAAGAATGACAGATCGTTAACAGGACAATATTTAAGTGGGAAAAAATATATTCCTGTGCCAAGTGAACGAAGAAAACCAAATGGAAAATGGCTAAAAATAGTAGGTGCAAAAGAGAATAACCTAAAAAATATTACCGTCGAAATACCATTAGGAGTCTTTACGAGTGTAACCGGTGTTTCTGGTTCTGGGAAAAGTACACTGGTAAACGAGATTCTGCATAAAGCTCTAGCGAAGGAATTAAACCATGCAAAAGAAAAACCAGGACAGTATAAAAAAATTGAAGGAATGGAACATCTTGATAAAGTAATTGCGATTGACCAATCACCGATTGGTCGGACACCTCGTTCTAATCCAGCAACTTATACAGGAGTATTTGATGATATCCGTGATGTTTTTGCGACAACTCAAGAAGCGAAGATCAGAGGATATAAGAAAGGACGTTTTAGTTTTAATGTGAAAGGTGGCCGTTGTGAGGCATGTCGCGGTGATGGGATCATTAAAATCGAGATGCATTTCCTACCAGATGTTTATGTACCTTGTGAAGTTTGTAAAGGAAAACGGTATAACCGCGAAACGTTGGAAGTGAAATATAAGGGAAAAACTGTTGCAGATGTTCTTGATATGACGGTAGAAGATGCACTGGAATTCTTCAAAAACATCCCCCGGATTCAAAGAAAATTACAAACTCTTTATGATGTCGGCTTAGGATATATTCAATTAGGCCAACCGGCTACTACTTTATCTGGCGGGGAAGCGCAAAGGGTGAAACTTGCATCTGAACTTTATCGCCGTAGTAACGGAAGAACGTTGTATATTCTTGATGAACCAACAACAGGACTTCATATGGATGATGTTGCAAGATTATTGCAGGTGCTTCATCGATTAGTTGACAATGGAGATACTGTTCTTGTGATTGAGCATAATCTTGATGTCATCAAAACATCAGACTATATTATCGATTTAGGTCCAGAAGGTGGAGATGGTGGAGGGACCGTTGTTGCGACAGGTACCCCCGAAGAAATTGTAAATGTAGCCGAGTCGTATACTGGGAAATATCTAAAACCAGTATTGGAGCGAGATCGTAGACGCGCAGAAAAAAAGATTGAACAGTTTATCGAAGCTACCTCGTAG